The Scophthalmus maximus strain ysfricsl-2021 chromosome 7, ASM2237912v1, whole genome shotgun sequence genome includes a window with the following:
- the fanci gene encoding Fanconi anemia group I protein isoform X1: MRAVIDKIVLLSDGDSTAELEKYLSSLKSDQLITVITSSALKGKMVGAIIKGIFAGSPPGSTEGSNRRLLVYQHCIPLCESGDLQTEVAADIIGLLMLETHTLSGPSLAQLASLFVDAIKVGKMGSGKSLELFPTVLTALAACEALSYGKGELTGEEYKKQLINSLCSSRWDPQCVIHLTTMFRDVPLSSDELLFLVEKVLRMFTKLDLQEIPPLVYQLLLLAAKGCKKQILDGIIAYFKEQDVRQQEEQKHGESMDLEVQSIPQDQLRHVEGTAILHIVFALRLDHELGREFLKSYKTSYGDLCPFSVALLLSVARIQRYEEQVFDLLKGAIIKSFKDEQLQQGSKFLQDVLPVHCSVAHMIKDTVKNSVFGWDHVTQGLVQLGFCLMDTFGPKPGPFGKTTEKSTTVARTPTQQACKLGGQVLLQGFKMHEPIRGEILEQVLSRLVTKTASPVSHYLDLFSDIVISAPMILLESSSKVTETFDHLSYLPLATVQGLLKAVQPLLKVSMSLKDALILVLRKAMFSSQLDGRKSAVTGFLLLLKNFKVLGSLASSQCSQTVSSSQVQVDVHSRYNSAANEAFCLEILSSLRRCLGQQADVRLMLYEGFYDVLRRNSQLASSIMQTLFSQLRRYYESEQDLLPPVKLEPCITAHGDQVYLQEPLAHLVSCTVHCLLWLQNMRRSANPNADDSDDEDEEEEEGYQSELQTILESMTRRMIKCELEDFELDKSAEFSMGSSVGVKNNIYAVLVMGVYEVLMEYNFIKANYSKSHFEELMQLFNRYHKLSDILKEKSGKGRVPSHKTPRSLLSLGFVSTLLSVLFRDSTQSREEALSVLRSSGEFVRYALSVAVQKIQQLEETGHTDGPDGQNTDRTFGFLCDMTSVLMWRYTNIPSVVEEAGKERKRSSLSQLCLEGLLRIFTTCQQRYPHKMAQLLTNMDIAEDYPEPDPEMNFFYIRQFQRALFTQLSGGEEEFNSKEAQLLVSILSVLSHQLKPSSQQFVQMITWTVKICKETSFEDPAFSKGLLSLLFNLHVLYKSPVSLLLELCQDIHSQLGDIDQDVEVEKQTHFAIVNMKTATTAALLVLSLVDRVLDEVEWLIARRKIQTACVKSVSGEGTQTAGQQDPIEKAVTLQLGTLLTALNELVQTALLSGTCTITLLRELRRTYTILTTLVKYYIQVCATQHGVLPSRVEKLVKLSGSHLTPQCYSFITYAQGGEFSGGGADDKKKKKRIEANVAASTKLLRETKTIPDLIFSIEQYEKYLITLSKKSKVNLMQYMKLSTSRDFRIIATTLDAALQEQDNTQEVSPISPCNVQLQALHSIFSIIVGFCSVRFHSLFLPQTAESQDTEETQEPKQKKRKQ, from the exons ATGAGGGCTGTGATTGATAAAATCGTCCTGCTGTCAGATGGAGACAGTACCGCCGAGCTTGAGAAGTACCTGTCCTCCCTCAAAAGTGACCAG TTGATCACTGTGATTACCAGCAGCGCATTAAAGGGAAAGATGGTCGGTGCCATAATCAAAGGCATATTTGCAG GCTCTCCCCCCGGCTCCACTGAAGGATCAAACCGCAGACTTCTGGTCTACCAACACTGCATCCCCCTGTGTGAGTCCGGGGACCTTCAGACTGAGGTGGCGGCCGACATCATTGGACTGCTGATGCTTGAG ACTCATACACTGTCTGGACCGTCTCTTGCACAACTGGCGTCCCTTTTTGTTGATGCCATTAAGGTGGGAAAAATGGGCAGTGGGAAATCCCTGGAGCTATTTCCTACAGTGCTCACTGCCCTTGCAGCCTGTGAAGCATTGTCCTATGGCAAAG GAGAACTCACTGGTGAGGAATACAAGAAGCAGCTGATCAACAGCCTCTGCTCAAGCAG atgGGACCCGCAGTGTGTTATTCACCTGACGACCATGTTCAG GGACGTGCCCCTGTCATCAGATGAGCTGCTATTCCTGGTGGAGAAAGTACTGCGGATGTTCACCAAACTGGATCTGCAGGAGATTCCACCGCTGGTTTACCAGCTGCTGCTTCTGGCAGCAAAG GGTTGTAAGAAACAGATCCTGGATGGAATCATTGCTTATTTTAAGGAGCAAGATGTTCGCCAGCAAGAAGAGCAGAAACATGGAGA gaGCATGGATCTAGAGGTCCAGTCCATTCCACAGGACCAGTTAAGGCACGTGGAGGGCACTGCTATCCTCCACATCGTCTTTGCGTTACGACTGGACCATGAACTCGGGAGAGAATTCCTTAAAAGCTATAAG ACGTCATATGGCGACCTGTGTCCGTTCAGTGTTGCCCTGTTGCTCTCAGTGGCACGTATCCAGCGATATGAAGAGCAG GTGTTTGACCTTTTGAAGGGGGCAATCATCAAGAGCTTCAAGgatgagcagctgcagcaggggtCCAAATTCCTGCAGGACGTCCTGCCCGTGCACTGCAGTGTGGCTCACATGATAAAGGACACTGTCAAGAACAG TGTGTTTGGGTGGGATCATGTGACCCAGGGGCTGGTGCAGCTGGGCTTCTGCCTCATGGACACGTTTGGACCCAAACCTGGACCATTTGGCAAGACTACAGAGAAGTCCACTACCGTGGCCAGGACCCCGACTCAGCAGGCATGTAAGCTGGGAGGTCAGGTGCTTCTCCAGGGCTTTAAG ATGCACGAGCCTATCAGAGGCGAGATATTGGAGCAGGTCCTAAGTCGACTGGTCACAAAGACCGCCTCCCCTGTCAGCCATTACTTAG ACCTCTTCTCTGACATCGTCATCTCTGCCCCCATGATCCTCCTGGAGTCGTCTTCCAAGGTGACAGAGACATTCGACCACTTGTCATACCTGCCCTTAGCCACTGTTCAGGGTCTACTAAAAGCTGTCCag CCCTTGCTCAAGGTCAGCATGTCCTTGAAAGATGCTTTGATTCTAGTTCTCCGCAAGGCCATGTTTTCCAG CCAGCTGGATGGCAGGAAGTCTGCCGTCACTGGTTTCTTGTTGCTGCTGAAGAACTTCAAGGTGTTGGGCAGCTTGGCGTCGAGCCAGTGTAGCCAGACCGTCTCCTCCAGCCAG GTCCAAGTGGACGTTCATTCCCGTTACAACTCTGCTGCCAATGAAGCGTTCTGTCTGGAGATCCTCAGCAGCCTGCGTCGCTGCCTGGGCCAGCAGGCGGATGTACGGCTAATGCTTTATGAG GGATTCTATGATGTTCTCCGTCGCAACTCCCAGCTCGCAAGCTCCATCATGCAGACCCTTTTCTCACAG CTGCGGCGGTACTACGAGTCTGAACAAGACCTCCTGCCCCCGGTGAAGCTGGAGCCGTGCATCACAGCTCACGGAGACCAAGTTTACCTCCAGGAGCCTCTG GCCCATCTGGTGAGCTGCACTGTACATTGCCTGCTGTGGCTGCAGAACATGCGGCGGTCGGCCAACCCCAACGCTGACGACAGCGAtgacgaggatgaggaagaggaggaaggataCCAGTCGGAGCTACAGACAATCCTGGAGAGCATGACAAGACGCATGATCAAGTGTGAACTGGAGGACTTTGAGCTG GACAAGTCCGCAGAGTTCTCCATGGGGTCTAGTGTTGGGGTGAAGAACAACATCTATGCAGTTCTGGTGATGGGAGTGTATGAGGTCCTTATGGAGTATAACTTCATCAAAGCCAACTACAG TAAAAGCCACTTTGAGGAGCTCATGCAGCTGTTTAACCGCTACCACAAGCTGTCTGACATCTTGAAGGAGAAATCTGGAAAGGGTCGAGTTCCCTCCCACAAGACGCCCCGCAGTTTACTCTCTTTGGGATTCGTATCGACTCTCCTCAGTGTGCTCTTCAG AGACAGCactcagagcagagaggaggctcTCTCTGTGCTGCGCTCAAGTGGAGAATTTGTGCGTTATGCCTTGAGTGTAGCAGTGCAGAAGATCCAGCAGTTGGAGGAAACCGGTCACACAGACGGCCCAGATGGACAGAACACAGACAGGACTTTCGGCTTCCTCTGTGACATGACGAG CGTGCTCATGTGGCGTTACACCAACATCCCCAGtgtggtggaggaggcagggaaggagaggaagcgCTCCAGCCTGTCTCAGCTGTGTCTGGAAGGTTTGCTCAGGATCTTCACAACCTGCCAGCAGCGCTATCCACACAAGATGGCCCAGCTCCTCACCAACATGG aCATTGCAGAAGACTATCCGGAGCCAGATCCGGAGATGAACTTTTTTTACATCCGACAATTTCAG AGAGCGCTGTTCACTCAGTtaagtggaggagaggaagaattTAACAGCAAAGAGGCTCAGCTGCTGGTCAGCATCTTGAGCGTGCTTTCCCACCAGCTGAAACCCTCCTCCCAACAG TTTGTTCAGATGATCACATGGACCGTGAAAATCTGCAAGGAGACCAGTTTTG aggATCCTGCTTTTTCCAAGGGgctgctctctcttctcttcaatCTACATGTTCTCTACAAGAGTCCCGTGAGCCTGTTGCTGGAGCTGTGCCAAGACATCCACAGTCAGCTGGGTGATATCGATCAG GACGTGGAGGTAGAAAAACAGACTCATTTTGCCATTGTCAACATGAAGACGGCTACAACAGCAGCG CTGCTGGTCCTGTCTCTGGTCGACAGAGTTCTGGATGAAGTGGAATGGCTGATCGCCAGAAGGAAAATTCAGACAGCCTGTGTCAAATCTGTCTCTG GCGAAGGTACCCAGACTGCAGGCCAGCAGGATCCAATAGAGAAAGCGGTGACGCTACAGCTCGGGACCCTTTTGACTGCGTTGAACGAGCTGGTCCAGACGGCCCTGCTCTCTGGCACCTGCACCATCACGCTGCTGAGAGAACTCCGTCGCACATACACCATCCTCACCACCCTTGTCAAATAC TACATCCAAGTGTGTGCCACCCAGCACGGTGTGCTGCCGTCACGCGTTGAGAAGCTG GTGAAACTGTCCGGCTCGCACCTCACGCCACAGTGCTACTCTTTCATTACATACGCACAG GGCGGTGAATTTAGCGGTGGAGGTGCagatgacaagaagaaaaagaaaaggattgaAGCGAACGTTGCTGCTTCT ACAAAACTTCTGCGAGAGACAAAGACCATCCCTGACTTGATCTTTAGCATTGAACAATATGAGAAATATCTCATCACACTCTCAAAGAAATCAAAG GTGAATCTGATGCAGTACATGAAGCTGAGCACCTCGAGAGATTTCCGCATCATTGCCACTACTCTTGACGCAGCCCTGCAGGAGCAGGACAACACCCAGGAGGTAAGTCCCATCTCACCCTGTAATGTGCAGCTCCAAGCTCTGCATTCAATATTTTCCATTATTGTAGGCTTCTGCTCGGTGAGATTTCATAGTCTGTTTCTTCCTCAGACTGCAGAGTCACAGGACACGGAGGAGACTCAAGAACCCAAACAAAAGAAACGGAAACAGTGA
- the fanci gene encoding Fanconi anemia group I protein isoform X2, with the protein MRAVIDKIVLLSDGDSTAELEKYLSSLKSDQLITVITSSALKGKMVGAIIKGIFAGSPPGSTEGSNRRLLVYQHCIPLCESGDLQTEVAADIIGLLMLETHTLSGPSLAQLASLFVDAIKVGKMGSGKSLELFPTVLTALAACEALSYGKGELTGEEYKKQLINSLCSSRWDPQCVIHLTTMFRDVPLSSDELLFLVEKVLRMFTKLDLQEIPPLVYQLLLLAAKGCKKQILDGIIAYFKEQDVRQQEEQKHGESMDLEVQSIPQDQLRHVEGTAILHIVFALRLDHELGREFLKSYKTSYGDLCPFSVALLLSVARIQRYEEQVFDLLKGAIIKSFKDEQLQQGSKFLQDVLPVHCSVAHMIKDTVKNSVFGWDHVTQGLVQLGFCLMDTFGPKPGPFGKTTEKSTTVARTPTQQACKLGGQVLLQGFKMHEPIRGEILEQVLSRLVTKTASPVSHYLDLFSDIVISAPMILLESSSKVTETFDHLSYLPLATVQGLLKAVQPLLKVSMSLKDALILVLRKAMFSSQLDGRKSAVTGFLLLLKNFKVLGSLASSQCSQTVSSSQVQVDVHSRYNSAANEAFCLEILSSLRRCLGQQADVRLMLYEGFYDVLRRNSQLASSIMQTLFSQLRRYYESEQDLLPPVKLEPCITAHGDQVYLQEPLAHLVSCTVHCLLWLQNMRRSANPNADDSDDEDEEEEEGYQSELQTILESMTRRMIKCELEDFELDKSAEFSMGSSVGVKNNIYAVLVMGVYEVLMEYNFIKANYSKSHFEELMQLFNRYHKLSDILKEKSGKGRVPSHKTPRSLLSLGFVSTLLSVLFRDSTQSREEALSVLRSSGEFVRYALSVAVQKIQQLEETGHTDGPDGQNTDRTFGFLCDMTSVLMWRYTNIPSVVEEAGKERKRSSLSQLCLEGLLRIFTTCQQRYPHKMAQLLTNMDIAEDYPEPDPEMNFFYIRQFQRALFTQLSGGEEEFNSKEAQLLVSILSVLSHQLKPSSQQFVQMITWTVKICKETSFEDPAFSKGLLSLLFNLHVLYKSPVSLLLELCQDIHSQLGDIDQDVEVEKQTHFAIVNMKTATTAALLVLSLVDRVLDEVEWLIARRKIQTACVKSVSGEGTQTAGQQDPIEKAVTLQLGTLLTALNELVQTALLSGTCTITLLRELRRTYTILTTLVKYYIQVCATQHGVLPSRVEKLVKLSGSHLTPQCYSFITYAQGGEFSGGGADDKKKKKRIEANVAASTKLLRETKTIPDLIFSIEQYEKYLITLSKKSKVNLMQYMKLSTSRDFRIIATTLDAALQEQDNTQETAESQDTEETQEPKQKKRKQ; encoded by the exons ATGAGGGCTGTGATTGATAAAATCGTCCTGCTGTCAGATGGAGACAGTACCGCCGAGCTTGAGAAGTACCTGTCCTCCCTCAAAAGTGACCAG TTGATCACTGTGATTACCAGCAGCGCATTAAAGGGAAAGATGGTCGGTGCCATAATCAAAGGCATATTTGCAG GCTCTCCCCCCGGCTCCACTGAAGGATCAAACCGCAGACTTCTGGTCTACCAACACTGCATCCCCCTGTGTGAGTCCGGGGACCTTCAGACTGAGGTGGCGGCCGACATCATTGGACTGCTGATGCTTGAG ACTCATACACTGTCTGGACCGTCTCTTGCACAACTGGCGTCCCTTTTTGTTGATGCCATTAAGGTGGGAAAAATGGGCAGTGGGAAATCCCTGGAGCTATTTCCTACAGTGCTCACTGCCCTTGCAGCCTGTGAAGCATTGTCCTATGGCAAAG GAGAACTCACTGGTGAGGAATACAAGAAGCAGCTGATCAACAGCCTCTGCTCAAGCAG atgGGACCCGCAGTGTGTTATTCACCTGACGACCATGTTCAG GGACGTGCCCCTGTCATCAGATGAGCTGCTATTCCTGGTGGAGAAAGTACTGCGGATGTTCACCAAACTGGATCTGCAGGAGATTCCACCGCTGGTTTACCAGCTGCTGCTTCTGGCAGCAAAG GGTTGTAAGAAACAGATCCTGGATGGAATCATTGCTTATTTTAAGGAGCAAGATGTTCGCCAGCAAGAAGAGCAGAAACATGGAGA gaGCATGGATCTAGAGGTCCAGTCCATTCCACAGGACCAGTTAAGGCACGTGGAGGGCACTGCTATCCTCCACATCGTCTTTGCGTTACGACTGGACCATGAACTCGGGAGAGAATTCCTTAAAAGCTATAAG ACGTCATATGGCGACCTGTGTCCGTTCAGTGTTGCCCTGTTGCTCTCAGTGGCACGTATCCAGCGATATGAAGAGCAG GTGTTTGACCTTTTGAAGGGGGCAATCATCAAGAGCTTCAAGgatgagcagctgcagcaggggtCCAAATTCCTGCAGGACGTCCTGCCCGTGCACTGCAGTGTGGCTCACATGATAAAGGACACTGTCAAGAACAG TGTGTTTGGGTGGGATCATGTGACCCAGGGGCTGGTGCAGCTGGGCTTCTGCCTCATGGACACGTTTGGACCCAAACCTGGACCATTTGGCAAGACTACAGAGAAGTCCACTACCGTGGCCAGGACCCCGACTCAGCAGGCATGTAAGCTGGGAGGTCAGGTGCTTCTCCAGGGCTTTAAG ATGCACGAGCCTATCAGAGGCGAGATATTGGAGCAGGTCCTAAGTCGACTGGTCACAAAGACCGCCTCCCCTGTCAGCCATTACTTAG ACCTCTTCTCTGACATCGTCATCTCTGCCCCCATGATCCTCCTGGAGTCGTCTTCCAAGGTGACAGAGACATTCGACCACTTGTCATACCTGCCCTTAGCCACTGTTCAGGGTCTACTAAAAGCTGTCCag CCCTTGCTCAAGGTCAGCATGTCCTTGAAAGATGCTTTGATTCTAGTTCTCCGCAAGGCCATGTTTTCCAG CCAGCTGGATGGCAGGAAGTCTGCCGTCACTGGTTTCTTGTTGCTGCTGAAGAACTTCAAGGTGTTGGGCAGCTTGGCGTCGAGCCAGTGTAGCCAGACCGTCTCCTCCAGCCAG GTCCAAGTGGACGTTCATTCCCGTTACAACTCTGCTGCCAATGAAGCGTTCTGTCTGGAGATCCTCAGCAGCCTGCGTCGCTGCCTGGGCCAGCAGGCGGATGTACGGCTAATGCTTTATGAG GGATTCTATGATGTTCTCCGTCGCAACTCCCAGCTCGCAAGCTCCATCATGCAGACCCTTTTCTCACAG CTGCGGCGGTACTACGAGTCTGAACAAGACCTCCTGCCCCCGGTGAAGCTGGAGCCGTGCATCACAGCTCACGGAGACCAAGTTTACCTCCAGGAGCCTCTG GCCCATCTGGTGAGCTGCACTGTACATTGCCTGCTGTGGCTGCAGAACATGCGGCGGTCGGCCAACCCCAACGCTGACGACAGCGAtgacgaggatgaggaagaggaggaaggataCCAGTCGGAGCTACAGACAATCCTGGAGAGCATGACAAGACGCATGATCAAGTGTGAACTGGAGGACTTTGAGCTG GACAAGTCCGCAGAGTTCTCCATGGGGTCTAGTGTTGGGGTGAAGAACAACATCTATGCAGTTCTGGTGATGGGAGTGTATGAGGTCCTTATGGAGTATAACTTCATCAAAGCCAACTACAG TAAAAGCCACTTTGAGGAGCTCATGCAGCTGTTTAACCGCTACCACAAGCTGTCTGACATCTTGAAGGAGAAATCTGGAAAGGGTCGAGTTCCCTCCCACAAGACGCCCCGCAGTTTACTCTCTTTGGGATTCGTATCGACTCTCCTCAGTGTGCTCTTCAG AGACAGCactcagagcagagaggaggctcTCTCTGTGCTGCGCTCAAGTGGAGAATTTGTGCGTTATGCCTTGAGTGTAGCAGTGCAGAAGATCCAGCAGTTGGAGGAAACCGGTCACACAGACGGCCCAGATGGACAGAACACAGACAGGACTTTCGGCTTCCTCTGTGACATGACGAG CGTGCTCATGTGGCGTTACACCAACATCCCCAGtgtggtggaggaggcagggaaggagaggaagcgCTCCAGCCTGTCTCAGCTGTGTCTGGAAGGTTTGCTCAGGATCTTCACAACCTGCCAGCAGCGCTATCCACACAAGATGGCCCAGCTCCTCACCAACATGG aCATTGCAGAAGACTATCCGGAGCCAGATCCGGAGATGAACTTTTTTTACATCCGACAATTTCAG AGAGCGCTGTTCACTCAGTtaagtggaggagaggaagaattTAACAGCAAAGAGGCTCAGCTGCTGGTCAGCATCTTGAGCGTGCTTTCCCACCAGCTGAAACCCTCCTCCCAACAG TTTGTTCAGATGATCACATGGACCGTGAAAATCTGCAAGGAGACCAGTTTTG aggATCCTGCTTTTTCCAAGGGgctgctctctcttctcttcaatCTACATGTTCTCTACAAGAGTCCCGTGAGCCTGTTGCTGGAGCTGTGCCAAGACATCCACAGTCAGCTGGGTGATATCGATCAG GACGTGGAGGTAGAAAAACAGACTCATTTTGCCATTGTCAACATGAAGACGGCTACAACAGCAGCG CTGCTGGTCCTGTCTCTGGTCGACAGAGTTCTGGATGAAGTGGAATGGCTGATCGCCAGAAGGAAAATTCAGACAGCCTGTGTCAAATCTGTCTCTG GCGAAGGTACCCAGACTGCAGGCCAGCAGGATCCAATAGAGAAAGCGGTGACGCTACAGCTCGGGACCCTTTTGACTGCGTTGAACGAGCTGGTCCAGACGGCCCTGCTCTCTGGCACCTGCACCATCACGCTGCTGAGAGAACTCCGTCGCACATACACCATCCTCACCACCCTTGTCAAATAC TACATCCAAGTGTGTGCCACCCAGCACGGTGTGCTGCCGTCACGCGTTGAGAAGCTG GTGAAACTGTCCGGCTCGCACCTCACGCCACAGTGCTACTCTTTCATTACATACGCACAG GGCGGTGAATTTAGCGGTGGAGGTGCagatgacaagaagaaaaagaaaaggattgaAGCGAACGTTGCTGCTTCT ACAAAACTTCTGCGAGAGACAAAGACCATCCCTGACTTGATCTTTAGCATTGAACAATATGAGAAATATCTCATCACACTCTCAAAGAAATCAAAG GTGAATCTGATGCAGTACATGAAGCTGAGCACCTCGAGAGATTTCCGCATCATTGCCACTACTCTTGACGCAGCCCTGCAGGAGCAGGACAACACCCAGGAG ACTGCAGAGTCACAGGACACGGAGGAGACTCAAGAACCCAAACAAAAGAAACGGAAACAGTGA